In Nasonia vitripennis strain AsymCx chromosome 2, Nvit_psr_1.1, whole genome shotgun sequence, a genomic segment contains:
- the LOC100680315 gene encoding uncharacterized protein LOC100680315: MRSIIFALFLCAVALVSYSECFPPIKSAEMMEFERRRDESIRQVIQKEGVTRENVNEFYSRGRNLNDKGHKAIAELCVYHFEPFVCEGHSFKILRKFSNSVYLRIS; this comes from the exons ATGAGAAGTATCATTTTTGCACTGTTTCTCTGCGCTGTCGCTCTCGTGAGCTACTCCGAGTGTTTTCCTCCGATCAAATCG GCCGAAATGATGGAGTTTGAAAGAAGGCGAGATGAAAGTATTCGACAAGTTATTCAAAAG GAAGGAGTAACACGCGAGAATGTGAATGAATTTTATAGCAGAGGCAGGAATCTTAATGATAAAGGTCACAAAGCTATTGCAGAACTATGCGTG TATCACTTCGAACCTTTTGTCTGCGAGGGACATAGCTTCaagattttaagaaaattttctaacaGTGTGTACTTACGCATATCATAA